Proteins from one Thermococcus sp. M36 genomic window:
- a CDS encoding Mut7-C RNAse domain-containing protein has product MEFIADMMLGRLARWLRLYGYDTLYGVEDDDEILRMAGAEGRVILTRDATLAERARRLGIGVVLLESNSFEEQVEELRHFGVEFKELFPANARCPKCNGLIRHASKEEVKGKVPPSVYERYGEFYVCTDCGQIYWPGRQWREMVKIDRKLRGGE; this is encoded by the coding sequence ATGGAGTTCATAGCGGACATGATGCTGGGCCGTTTGGCAAGATGGCTCCGGCTGTACGGATACGACACCCTCTACGGGGTGGAGGACGACGATGAGATACTTAGGATGGCGGGAGCAGAGGGCAGGGTAATCCTTACAAGGGACGCCACCCTCGCCGAGAGGGCCAGAAGGCTCGGCATTGGAGTTGTTCTGCTGGAGTCGAACTCGTTCGAGGAACAGGTTGAGGAACTCAGACACTTCGGCGTCGAATTCAAGGAGCTGTTCCCGGCAAACGCACGCTGTCCTAAGTGCAACGGGCTAATAAGACATGCCTCAAAAGAAGAGGTTAAAGGAAAGGTTCCTCCGAGCGTTTACGAACGCTACGGCGAGTTTTACGTCTGCACAGACTGCGGTCAGATATACTGGCCGGGCAGACAGTGGAGGGAGATGGTTAAAATTGACCGGAAGCTGAGGGGAGGAGAATGA
- a CDS encoding class I SAM-dependent methyltransferase, producing MEPLRVFYSEALKHFEEAGGSEEDFMWLVGSRLAWFRLYRDEIRLRLRMIEEVSRRIRGRVLDVGSGTGFPALVMALSGNAEEIVGLEKDPYMVEFSKRLEKHAPNLRFVEGDFLDRNVKLGKFDTVVFMYVLHDFEPEGFLRQTLEVLRSGGRVVVADFDLNGLRERVKDIGRAKGLELFDDISLGRAMSHGKLSGAFLMVLRRDESEGRANPDAG from the coding sequence ATGGAGCCGCTCAGGGTTTTCTACTCCGAGGCGCTGAAACACTTCGAGGAAGCCGGGGGGAGCGAGGAGGACTTTATGTGGCTCGTCGGGTCGAGGCTCGCGTGGTTCCGGCTCTACAGAGATGAGATTAGGCTGAGGCTCAGGATGATTGAGGAGGTATCCAGACGGATTCGGGGGCGGGTTCTCGACGTGGGCTCGGGGACGGGATTCCCCGCGCTCGTGATGGCCCTTTCCGGAAACGCCGAGGAGATAGTCGGCCTCGAGAAGGATCCCTACATGGTGGAGTTCTCGAAGAGACTGGAAAAACACGCCCCCAATCTGCGCTTCGTTGAGGGCGACTTCCTTGATAGGAATGTCAAGCTCGGAAAGTTCGACACGGTCGTCTTCATGTACGTTCTCCACGATTTCGAGCCGGAGGGATTCTTGAGGCAGACCCTTGAAGTCTTAAGGTCCGGTGGACGGGTTGTGGTGGCCGACTTTGACCTCAACGGGCTCAGGGAGAGGGTGAAGGACATCGGGAGAGCCAAGGGGCTCGAACTGTTCGATGACATCAGCCTGGGGAGGGCTATGAGCCATGGGAAACTCAGCGGAGCCTTCCTGATGGTTCTCCGGAGGGATGAAAGTGAGGGTCGTGCTAATCCCGATGCGGGTTGA
- a CDS encoding dual specificity protein phosphatase family protein → MWRSAKFVDDNVAFSRMPTKSELDAVSETFDAIVVLVEEYEPPYPLEEWRKRGVEVLHSPIEDFTAPSVEQLLEILRWIEARVGEGKKVLIHCLGGLGRSGTVATAWLMYSKGLPLREALRRIRSVRPGAVETYEQIEVLKELERLLRSR, encoded by the coding sequence ATGTGGCGCTCGGCCAAATTCGTCGACGATAACGTTGCTTTCTCGCGGATGCCTACGAAGAGCGAACTGGACGCAGTTTCGGAGACCTTCGACGCGATAGTAGTTCTGGTTGAAGAGTACGAGCCCCCCTATCCACTCGAAGAGTGGAGAAAGAGGGGCGTGGAAGTTCTCCACAGCCCGATAGAGGACTTCACGGCTCCAAGTGTTGAACAGCTCCTTGAAATCCTTCGCTGGATAGAGGCGAGAGTCGGGGAGGGAAAGAAGGTTCTAATCCACTGCCTCGGCGGCCTGGGAAGGAGTGGAACTGTGGCAACCGCGTGGCTCATGTACTCGAAGGGCCTCCCCCTGCGCGAGGCCCTGAGAAGGATCCGCTCTGTGAGGCCAGGTGCAGTAGAGACCTACGAGCAGATAGAGGTTCTAAAAGAGTTGGAGAGACTCCTCAGAAGCCGTTGA
- a CDS encoding class I SAM-dependent methyltransferase produces MANAFRGLVAMFKNLGYTDAPLYEKTKDEYDIESESGRERFEELKGLLSIHLPIKGGRALDIGCNAGLSSFVLEELGFKVVGIDIQEKAVERAKELAKKRGSKAEFYVMDARNLEFKENTFDLVALLGYPLAHFSIWDFDRILQEIKRVLKPQGYIVIQESDFLWTLIRGFNQPGLEAEGLVRINLDVNVYEGYLDRLLIDFERGVFSRDKFYIWSPWILRYVLEKNGFQVEFKGRDLIISHPER; encoded by the coding sequence ATGGCAAACGCGTTTAGGGGGCTTGTGGCGATGTTCAAAAACCTCGGCTACACTGACGCACCCCTCTATGAGAAGACCAAAGACGAATATGATATAGAAAGTGAGAGCGGTCGAGAGAGGTTTGAAGAACTGAAGGGGCTCCTCTCCATACACCTCCCAATTAAGGGGGGCAGAGCCCTAGATATCGGCTGCAACGCAGGACTTAGCAGTTTTGTTTTAGAAGAGCTTGGTTTTAAAGTTGTGGGGATAGACATTCAAGAAAAAGCCGTTGAACGAGCCAAAGAATTGGCGAAAAAACGGGGCTCAAAGGCAGAATTTTATGTTATGGACGCCAGAAATCTAGAATTCAAAGAAAACACCTTTGATCTCGTCGCGTTACTCGGCTATCCACTGGCCCATTTCAGCATCTGGGATTTTGATAGGATTCTGCAGGAAATTAAACGAGTCCTAAAACCTCAAGGTTATATTGTGATTCAAGAAAGCGACTTCCTCTGGACGCTCATCCGGGGCTTTAACCAGCCGGGGCTTGAGGCCGAGGGGCTAGTCAGAATAAACTTAGACGTGAACGTGTACGAGGGTTACCTTGACAGGTTGCTGATAGATTTTGAGAGGGGAGTCTTTTCGAGGGATAAATTCTACATATGGTCTCCATGGATCCTGAGGTATGTCCTGGAGAAGAATGGATTCCAAGTTGAGTTTAAGGGGCGGGATTTGATAATAAGCCATCCAGAGAGGTGA
- a CDS encoding LSm family protein: MGEKQYLLDRTLEAWRGKKVALAVSSEHSFTGTLEDFDEEVIVLKDVSDIAGNRAKALMVKIEDLNWIMLL, from the coding sequence ATGGGCGAAAAGCAGTACCTGCTGGACAGAACCCTTGAGGCGTGGAGGGGAAAGAAAGTGGCACTCGCTGTGAGCAGTGAGCACTCATTCACAGGGACACTGGAGGACTTCGACGAGGAGGTCATAGTCCTGAAGGATGTCTCTGACATAGCGGGAAACCGGGCCAAGGCTCTGATGGTCAAGATAGAGGATCTCAACTGGATAATGCTCCTGTGA
- a CDS encoding nitroreductase family protein codes for MRVLELAKRRKTVRQFLPDKPPKEDILKAIKAAKEAPSGMNAQPWKFLVVDDEWMKGKIRELCEAEEEKFYSRTKGDLMAWLNAKGFKPEKPFLSEAPYLILVFGHTRAPYWLQSTWIAVGYLLLALEELGLGTVTYTPPNPKPIEELLKAPPEYKLQTILPVGYPADPKPKYERKKLEDVVSFNGF; via the coding sequence ATGCGCGTTCTCGAGCTGGCAAAGAGGAGGAAGACCGTCAGACAGTTTCTCCCGGATAAGCCTCCAAAGGAAGACATCCTGAAGGCGATAAAAGCAGCTAAGGAAGCTCCCTCCGGGATGAACGCTCAGCCCTGGAAGTTCCTCGTTGTGGACGACGAGTGGATGAAGGGTAAAATACGGGAGCTCTGCGAGGCCGAAGAAGAGAAGTTCTACTCCAGAACGAAGGGTGACCTGATGGCCTGGCTGAACGCGAAGGGGTTCAAGCCGGAGAAGCCCTTCCTGAGCGAGGCCCCTTACCTAATCCTTGTCTTCGGACACACCAGAGCCCCCTACTGGCTCCAGTCAACGTGGATAGCCGTCGGCTACCTGTTACTGGCACTTGAAGAGCTCGGCCTCGGAACGGTGACCTACACGCCACCGAACCCTAAGCCAATCGAAGAGCTCCTGAAGGCCCCTCCGGAATACAAGCTCCAGACAATACTTCCAGTCGGCTATCCAGCCGACCCAAAGCCCAAATACGAGAGAAAGAAGCTGGAGGACGTTGTGTCCTTCAACGGCTTCTGA
- a CDS encoding TldD/PmbA family protein, with protein sequence MDEYGVIGRALQLGADYAEVRFEEVLSTELSVRSGELSASSKIISGYGVRVLFNGSWGFSFTTSQDGLEMALEMAMRAAKLTPSNIKPAEVKPIRDYVRSPMKVKPSDISPEEAAKLVRELYSEIAGDNRVVNAAYTGRAGVKRLITSEETEIEWEISSVEFYASVVARNNGRSVQVYNHYGSVERGVEAFDEIKERLKLGIEGQLRSGLEGVRPPKTGDVPVLLSPLFAGLIAHEALGHLAEADLTPGTPFKDFLNQRVAPEFLGLSDGPVKDGFGNDRYDDEGTPVRKVEILKNGVLNELLLDREHATKWGMEPNGHARAENYRYPPLIRMRNTYFEPGDASLEEMIGEIKFGYYLVRSSGGQTEFNSAFTVSVSEAYLIENGEVTKPVAGISASGVAIDALKGVTMLGRELAFENSYCGKGQIAFVSLGGPHMLFERGIRVG encoded by the coding sequence ATGGACGAGTACGGCGTCATCGGAAGGGCCCTCCAGCTCGGGGCTGATTACGCCGAGGTTCGCTTCGAGGAAGTCCTCTCAACGGAGCTTTCCGTGAGGTCGGGAGAGCTCAGCGCCTCATCGAAGATAATCAGCGGCTACGGGGTCAGGGTGCTCTTCAACGGCTCGTGGGGATTCTCCTTCACGACTTCACAGGATGGGCTTGAGATGGCACTGGAGATGGCGATGAGGGCAGCAAAACTAACGCCCTCAAACATTAAGCCCGCGGAAGTCAAGCCCATCAGAGATTACGTCAGGAGCCCTATGAAGGTTAAGCCTTCTGACATATCGCCGGAGGAAGCCGCAAAACTTGTGAGGGAGCTCTACTCCGAGATAGCGGGGGATAACCGGGTTGTAAACGCCGCCTACACTGGGAGAGCGGGCGTTAAGAGGCTCATAACCAGCGAAGAGACGGAGATAGAGTGGGAAATCTCATCGGTGGAGTTCTATGCCTCGGTAGTAGCAAGGAACAATGGAAGGAGCGTCCAAGTTTACAACCACTACGGGAGCGTGGAGAGGGGCGTTGAAGCCTTCGATGAAATAAAAGAGCGCCTCAAACTTGGAATTGAGGGGCAACTGCGGAGCGGCCTCGAAGGGGTCAGACCGCCAAAGACCGGCGATGTTCCAGTCCTGCTGTCCCCCCTTTTCGCGGGTCTTATAGCACACGAGGCCTTGGGTCACCTCGCCGAGGCGGACTTAACTCCGGGAACTCCTTTCAAAGACTTCTTGAACCAACGGGTTGCCCCCGAGTTCCTCGGCCTCAGCGATGGGCCGGTCAAGGACGGCTTCGGGAACGACCGCTACGACGACGAAGGGACTCCCGTGAGGAAGGTTGAGATACTGAAGAACGGCGTTCTTAACGAGCTTCTCCTCGACAGAGAGCACGCGACCAAGTGGGGCATGGAGCCCAACGGACATGCGAGGGCCGAAAACTACCGCTATCCGCCGCTTATCAGGATGAGGAACACCTACTTCGAGCCGGGCGACGCTTCCCTTGAGGAGATGATTGGGGAGATAAAGTTTGGCTACTACCTCGTCCGCTCCTCCGGAGGGCAGACGGAGTTCAACTCCGCCTTCACGGTCTCTGTTTCTGAGGCCTACCTCATAGAGAACGGCGAGGTGACGAAGCCCGTGGCGGGCATCTCCGCCAGCGGTGTTGCGATAGACGCCCTTAAAGGAGTCACAATGCTCGGAAGGGAACTCGCCTTTGAGAACTCCTACTGTGGGAAGGGGCAGATCGCCTTTGTGAGCCTCGGAGGACCGCACATGCTCTTTGAGAGAGGCATAAGGGTGGGATGA
- a CDS encoding 6-hydroxymethylpterin diphosphokinase MptE-like protein — MNWRQWEPFYFRIVREMGYSIEEDRKAAEILRALLLEGDDYLLREELEVVVGRKAYVFGCGPSLGDALREFDFSDGTLIAADGATSALLDAGLLPDIIVTDLDGRISDIKLANDRGSFLVIHAHGDNVDKLTVYVPVLSRILGTCQTEPLDIVYNFGGFTDGDRAAFLAEELGAREIVLVGFDFGDVVGKWSKPGLRAHSPVWESKRKKFEFAKELLEWLEKNGRAELMWLHQ, encoded by the coding sequence ATGAACTGGAGACAGTGGGAGCCCTTCTACTTCCGCATAGTCCGGGAGATGGGGTACTCTATTGAGGAGGACAGGAAGGCCGCGGAAATTTTGAGGGCGCTCCTCCTGGAGGGGGACGACTACCTGCTGAGGGAGGAGCTTGAGGTGGTCGTCGGCAGGAAGGCCTACGTTTTCGGCTGCGGCCCGAGCCTTGGGGACGCACTGAGGGAGTTCGACTTCTCGGACGGGACGCTGATAGCGGCAGATGGAGCGACCTCCGCGCTCCTCGATGCGGGCTTGCTTCCCGACATAATCGTCACCGACCTCGACGGCAGGATTTCCGACATAAAGCTGGCAAATGACCGCGGCTCTTTCCTAGTGATCCACGCCCATGGGGACAACGTCGATAAGCTCACCGTGTACGTACCGGTGCTCTCCCGCATCCTCGGGACGTGCCAGACCGAACCTCTCGACATCGTTTACAACTTCGGCGGCTTCACGGACGGCGACAGGGCGGCCTTTCTGGCGGAAGAGCTCGGTGCGAGGGAGATCGTTCTGGTTGGCTTTGACTTTGGGGATGTCGTGGGCAAATGGAGCAAGCCGGGCCTTCGGGCGCACTCGCCGGTCTGGGAGAGCAAGAGGAAGAAGTTTGAGTTTGCGAAGGAGCTGCTAGAGTGGCTGGAAAAGAACGGCCGGGCCGAGCTGATGTGGTTACACCAATGA
- a CDS encoding metallopeptidase TldD-related protein: MRMEVEVYRMREVREKLSYSSGTLRPESGERAFTVVRVVKDGRIGQALVEGIDEKAEERARELATKLSKLSPKEDYRLPEGEKARWGRAFKGSLFEHTDEIKETIALAENEGIGVPELEVGLLKRQVDVWNSRGAEVRGEYSIVDVSFSLVRGDAFFREQVAFPEIPGIRRLISEGTGAIKKAERMEKASPGETRVILSPLSFAELLYLGLVREASGSLLVRGASVLREGQRVAGENFTLYDDPLDETSLKPAKADDEGVSTKRRALISEGTFTGHLWDSYWAYKVGRKSTGNAVRVEANVFPAPHHLTLSGDASLDEMLAELEDGYLIAGLMGLGGVDSKTGNFSVLANPAFVVRNREIAALTSFTITGNIKRLLEGIELVGMERRGIWFEPVSMAFPHVLTKVKVVP, translated from the coding sequence ATGAGGATGGAGGTGGAGGTTTACCGGATGAGGGAAGTCAGGGAGAAACTATCCTACTCCTCCGGAACGCTCAGGCCCGAGTCGGGAGAGAGGGCTTTCACGGTCGTCAGGGTAGTGAAGGACGGAAGAATAGGCCAGGCCCTCGTGGAAGGAATTGACGAGAAGGCAGAGGAGAGGGCGAGGGAGTTGGCCACAAAACTCTCAAAGCTCTCCCCCAAGGAGGACTACCGCCTGCCTGAAGGAGAGAAAGCGCGGTGGGGGAGGGCTTTCAAGGGCTCACTCTTTGAACACACCGACGAAATCAAGGAAACAATAGCTCTGGCCGAGAACGAAGGGATAGGAGTCCCCGAGCTTGAAGTTGGCCTCCTTAAGAGGCAGGTTGATGTCTGGAACTCCCGCGGGGCCGAAGTTCGGGGGGAGTACTCCATCGTGGACGTTTCGTTCTCCCTCGTCAGGGGAGATGCCTTTTTCAGGGAACAGGTGGCTTTCCCTGAAATCCCCGGGATACGGCGGCTCATCTCGGAAGGAACTGGGGCAATTAAAAAAGCAGAACGGATGGAGAAAGCTTCTCCCGGGGAGACGCGCGTGATCCTCTCGCCACTCTCCTTTGCGGAGCTGCTCTACCTCGGCCTCGTCAGGGAAGCGTCGGGTTCGCTCCTAGTCAGGGGCGCCTCGGTGCTGAGGGAAGGCCAGAGGGTTGCGGGCGAAAACTTCACCCTCTACGACGATCCCCTGGATGAAACGAGCCTCAAGCCGGCCAAAGCGGACGACGAGGGTGTTTCCACAAAACGGCGGGCACTCATCAGTGAGGGCACCTTCACAGGCCACCTCTGGGATAGCTACTGGGCTTACAAGGTTGGAAGAAAGAGCACCGGAAACGCTGTAAGAGTCGAGGCGAACGTTTTTCCAGCCCCTCACCACCTCACCCTGAGCGGAGACGCTTCCCTCGACGAGATGCTCGCCGAGCTGGAGGATGGCTACCTCATTGCCGGCCTTATGGGGCTCGGCGGGGTGGACTCGAAGACCGGAAACTTCTCGGTTTTGGCCAATCCCGCCTTTGTAGTCCGGAACAGGGAGATAGCGGCTTTGACGAGCTTCACGATCACAGGGAACATCAAAAGGCTACTGGAGGGGATAGAGCTGGTGGGAATGGAGCGCAGGGGGATATGGTTCGAGCCGGTCTCTATGGCCTTCCCCCACGTGCTCACTAAGGTGAAGGTGGTGCCGTGA
- a CDS encoding DUF2202 domain-containing protein → MDMRGLYALFVAVILVLGVMASGCIGAEETSTTSTESPVSANTVPLVADSNGDLNTNDLQSYVDSLPAEPLTDVEKEGLLFMVEEEKLAHDVYTKLYEKWGLQIFSNIARSETTHVESVRLLLRKYNLTDPTENAGIGEFQNKELQALYDQLIEMGMKSEIDALKVGAIIEETDIRDLQGWLAQTNKIDIITVYENLMMGSRNHLRAFVGQLENRGVTYEPQILPKDEYELIINSPMETGGGMGGKP, encoded by the coding sequence ATGGACATGAGGGGGCTTTACGCCCTCTTCGTGGCGGTTATCCTCGTCTTGGGGGTTATGGCCTCGGGCTGCATTGGGGCGGAGGAGACTTCAACAACCTCCACGGAAAGCCCAGTATCAGCGAACACCGTTCCGCTTGTGGCCGATTCCAACGGCGACCTGAACACCAACGACCTGCAGTCCTACGTGGATTCCCTGCCGGCCGAGCCCCTGACCGATGTTGAAAAAGAGGGACTCCTGTTCATGGTCGAGGAGGAGAAGCTGGCCCACGACGTTTACACCAAGCTGTACGAGAAGTGGGGGCTCCAGATATTCAGCAACATAGCCAGAAGCGAGACCACCCATGTTGAGTCCGTCAGACTGCTCCTGAGGAAGTACAACCTTACGGATCCAACTGAGAACGCAGGTATAGGTGAGTTCCAGAACAAGGAGCTCCAGGCACTCTACGACCAGCTCATAGAGATGGGTATGAAGAGTGAGATCGATGCCTTGAAGGTGGGGGCAATCATCGAGGAGACTGACATAAGGGACCTGCAGGGGTGGCTGGCCCAGACCAACAAGATAGACATCATAACCGTCTATGAGAACCTTATGATGGGTTCGAGGAACCACCTGAGGGCCTTCGTGGGTCAGCTTGAAAACAGAGGGGTTACCTACGAGCCGCAGATACTCCCCAAAGATGAGTACGAGCTGATAATCAACAGCCCGATGGAGACCGGTGGTGGAATGGGCGGTAAGCCCTGA
- a CDS encoding carbon-nitrogen hydrolase family protein — protein sequence MRVVLIPMRVEVGNFEANWKEFQRRFNEASKHDPDFLVFPEYCLTGFAEWDFSGAELYGEIVERMSELAREHEVYIVFGLLEPYKNCVYNSALLIGRNGEVLLKHRKFQEPMKFCTGNTVRTVKTEFGKVAIIICGDLYNKRIAKWVRRKKPDFIFVPMEYSPDYGEPNEEDVKAMSERAELLGVRTFIVNSHPPGGAWVFDGDGNLLAETSGDELLIWEEK from the coding sequence GTGAGGGTCGTGCTAATCCCGATGCGGGTTGAGGTTGGGAACTTCGAAGCAAACTGGAAGGAGTTCCAGCGGCGGTTTAACGAGGCATCAAAGCACGACCCAGACTTCCTCGTCTTCCCAGAGTACTGTCTGACCGGCTTTGCCGAATGGGACTTCAGCGGGGCGGAGCTTTACGGTGAGATAGTCGAACGGATGAGTGAACTCGCAAGGGAGCATGAGGTTTACATCGTCTTCGGCCTTTTGGAACCCTACAAAAACTGTGTCTACAACTCGGCTCTGCTAATCGGCCGGAACGGCGAAGTTCTACTCAAGCACCGCAAGTTCCAGGAGCCGATGAAGTTCTGCACCGGAAACACCGTCAGAACGGTTAAAACCGAATTCGGAAAGGTGGCGATAATTATCTGCGGCGACCTCTACAACAAGAGGATAGCGAAGTGGGTTCGGAGAAAGAAACCGGACTTCATCTTCGTGCCGATGGAGTACTCACCGGACTACGGCGAGCCGAACGAGGAGGATGTAAAGGCAATGTCTGAGCGGGCTGAACTCCTCGGTGTTAGGACATTCATAGTCAACAGCCACCCACCTGGCGGTGCTTGGGTCTTCGATGGGGACGGGAACCTGCTGGCGGAAACATCTGGGGACGAACTGCTGATATGGGAAGAAAAATAG
- a CDS encoding MBL fold metallo-hydrolase has product MLVYFIGTGGSEGIPAHLCTCRTCSEARNFGFAQRKPSTLAVITENRKAVLFDVGTDIRDSLSVPLEAIFLTHWHHDHIYGLYKLRWMAMETPLYVPEGHADALILKEPKNLRPRVIRQGETVEIDALKITAIKLNHQVETLGYLIEEDGKSVALLYDTKGLPEETQKFLEKKAPLRLAIVDATYPPGTDDPYHNNVDEAAEIGLSLAERTVLSHISHKNLPFLELTEYVRKRWRNKVLVAYDGMVFYV; this is encoded by the coding sequence ATGCTCGTCTACTTCATTGGCACCGGCGGTAGCGAGGGCATTCCAGCGCACCTCTGCACGTGCAGGACATGCAGCGAGGCGAGGAACTTCGGCTTCGCCCAGAGGAAGCCCTCAACCCTCGCGGTAATCACCGAGAACAGAAAAGCCGTTCTCTTTGACGTGGGGACCGATATCAGGGACAGCCTCAGCGTTCCCCTGGAGGCGATCTTCCTGACCCACTGGCACCACGACCACATATACGGTCTCTATAAGCTCCGCTGGATGGCAATGGAGACCCCTCTCTACGTCCCAGAAGGGCACGCAGATGCCCTCATCCTGAAAGAGCCAAAGAACCTGAGGCCGAGGGTAATAAGGCAGGGGGAGACCGTGGAGATAGACGCCCTTAAGATAACCGCAATAAAGCTCAACCATCAGGTCGAGACCCTTGGATACCTCATCGAGGAGGATGGAAAAAGCGTTGCTCTGCTCTACGACACGAAGGGCCTTCCTGAGGAGACACAGAAGTTTCTGGAGAAGAAAGCCCCGCTCAGGCTGGCGATAGTCGATGCGACCTACCCGCCCGGCACGGACGACCCCTATCACAACAACGTTGATGAAGCTGCTGAGATAGGCCTTTCCCTCGCGGAGAGAACCGTTTTAAGCCATATATCCCACAAGAACCTCCCCTTCCTCGAGCTGACGGAGTACGTGAGGAAGAGGTGGAGGAACAAAGTCCTCGTCGCCTACGACGGGATGGTGTTCTACGTCTAA